One genomic region from Antedon mediterranea chromosome 3, ecAntMedi1.1, whole genome shotgun sequence encodes:
- the LOC140043570 gene encoding uncharacterized protein has protein sequence MFYFLKSVLWMIGLIFPFSSCLRTTKHNNNRDSLNTASGQAATHQPKQLSTVSTQIGVEEQEIDDIISRSTISSIQMKSDHEEGGEKNGKRMQTNAKANILLEPLEGEIALGTIKFNFKNILKGEPGVSGPKGPRGRQGMMGKRGQRGEKGEPGVLNTNNGPMAIRFRHVKEECTSECSGTVRLNENGVYSGTDVIVMVGRIIKYCYRL, from the exons atgttttattttcttaaatcGGTTTTATGGATGATCGGCTTAATATTTCCGTTTTCGTCATGTCTACGTACGACAAAGCATAATAATAACAGAGACTCTCTAAATACAGCTTCTGGTCAGGCGGCAACACATCAACCCAAGCAGTTGTCAACAGTGTCAACGCAAATAGGCGTAGAAGAACAAGAGATTGACGATATCATCAGCAG atcgaCAATTTCCTCAATACAAATGAAGAGTGACCATGAGGAAGGTGGAGAAAAAAACGGAAAACGTATGCAAACTAACGCAAAGGCTAACATACTTTTAGAGCCGCTAGAGGGCGAAATAGCGTTAGGgacaattaaatttaacttcaaaaatattttgaaaggGGAACCG GGTGTTTCTGGACCAAAGGGACCACGAGGCAGACAAGGTATGATGGGAAAACGAGGACAAAGG GGAGAAAAAGGCGAGCCAGGCGTATTGAACACAAATAATGGACCAATGGCGATACGATTTAGACATGTTAAAGAAGAGTGCACCAGTGAATGTTCTGGgacagttcgacttaatgaaaaTGGTGTGTACAGTGGTACTGACGTAATTGTTATGGTTGGTAGGATTATAAAATATTGCTATAGGCTTTGA